In Nocardia sputorum, a single genomic region encodes these proteins:
- a CDS encoding phosphatidylinositol mannoside acyltransferase — protein sequence MHPSGRVWDLGYAAGWRLVRALPEPLAVRLFDAGAERAARNGGPNQLRRNLSRVLGTAPDQVPQTLIRESLRSYARYWREAFRLPSMDPVRLADTIESVATGLEHIHQAVERGTGAVLALPHSGNWDLAGVWLVQRVGSPTVVAERLAPESLFRRFVRFRERLGFEIIPLTGTATPPFPQLVARIRQGRIVGLLGERDLSGTGVPVTFFGEPARLPAGPARLSIDTGAPLLPVHCWYTPDGWGFHVSPPVDTSRGVRETTQALADRFAAGIAAHPADWHMLQPLWTADVTAARLARRTSTPPN from the coding sequence GTGCACCCCTCCGGCCGGGTATGGGACCTGGGTTACGCCGCCGGTTGGCGGCTGGTCCGCGCCTTGCCGGAACCGTTGGCGGTCCGCCTCTTCGACGCGGGCGCCGAACGAGCGGCCCGCAACGGCGGTCCGAATCAATTGCGCCGGAACCTGTCTCGAGTATTGGGCACAGCGCCGGACCAGGTGCCGCAGACGCTGATCCGGGAGAGTTTGCGCTCCTATGCCCGCTACTGGCGCGAAGCCTTCCGGCTGCCGTCGATGGATCCGGTGCGACTGGCCGACACCATCGAATCCGTGGCGACCGGGCTCGAACACATCCACCAGGCGGTCGAACGCGGCACCGGTGCGGTGCTCGCCCTACCGCACAGCGGTAATTGGGACCTGGCGGGCGTCTGGCTGGTGCAGCGCGTGGGCTCGCCGACGGTCGTCGCGGAGCGGCTCGCACCGGAATCGTTGTTCCGGCGCTTCGTCCGTTTCCGTGAACGGTTGGGATTCGAGATCATCCCGCTCACCGGTACCGCGACGCCGCCGTTCCCCCAGCTGGTCGCCCGGATCCGGCAGGGACGGATAGTCGGGCTGCTCGGTGAACGCGACTTGTCCGGCACAGGCGTACCGGTGACCTTCTTCGGTGAGCCCGCTCGGCTGCCCGCCGGTCCGGCTCGCCTGTCGATCGACACCGGCGCGCCACTTCTTCCCGTGCACTGCTGGTACACCCCCGACGGCTGGGGATTTCACGTGAGTCCCCCCGTCGACACCAGCCGTGGCGTGCGCGAGACCACCCAGGCGCTGGCCGACCGATTCGCCGCGGGCATCGCCGCCCACCCCGCCGACTGGCACATGCTCCAGCCGCTGTGGACGGCCGACGTCACCGCCGCCCGGCTCGCCCGCCGGACGTCGACCCCGCCGAACTGA